In Longimicrobiaceae bacterium, one genomic interval encodes:
- a CDS encoding alpha/beta fold hydrolase, with protein MYPSATAERAERIGPYVVDVAMDGPVAAGSFPLVIVSHGTGGSHLAYRTLAMHLARRGFVVMLPEHPRNNRNDDSLSGTDTILADRPRQVSATIDWAYADASLGPHLVPGAVGVIGHSLGGYTALALAGGVPTAFGHETADGQPRTVPVTPDTRVKAVVLLAPATPWFMAPGALDAVRIPILMRCAEKDEHTSIWHAGVVRNGVPGDTPVDFRIVPNAGHFSFLSPFPEAMTSPAFPPSQDPPGFDRARFHEELYAEVEAFLRRVL; from the coding sequence ATGTATCCGTCCGCTACGGCGGAGAGGGCGGAGCGGATCGGGCCGTACGTGGTGGACGTGGCGATGGACGGGCCGGTGGCGGCGGGGAGCTTCCCGCTGGTGATCGTGTCGCACGGAACGGGCGGATCGCACCTGGCGTACCGCACGCTGGCGATGCACCTGGCGCGTCGCGGCTTCGTGGTGATGCTGCCCGAGCACCCGCGCAACAACCGCAACGACGACTCGCTCTCCGGCACGGACACGATCCTCGCGGACCGCCCGCGGCAGGTGAGCGCGACGATCGACTGGGCGTACGCCGACGCGTCGCTCGGTCCGCATCTCGTTCCAGGTGCGGTCGGCGTGATCGGGCATTCGCTGGGCGGGTACACGGCGCTCGCGCTTGCCGGCGGCGTGCCCACGGCGTTCGGACACGAGACGGCGGATGGGCAGCCGCGCACGGTGCCCGTCACGCCGGATACACGGGTGAAGGCGGTGGTGCTGCTGGCGCCGGCTACTCCGTGGTTCATGGCACCCGGCGCGCTGGACGCGGTTCGCATCCCCATCCTCATGCGTTGCGCGGAGAAGGACGAGCACACCTCGATCTGGCATGCCGGCGTGGTGCGGAACGGCGTGCCGGGGGACACGCCTGTGGACTTCCGGATCGTGCCGAACGCAGGCCACTTCTCGTTCCTGAGCCCGTTTCCGGAGGCGATGACGAGCCCGGCGTTCCCGCCGTCGCAGGACCCGCCGGGCTTCGACCGCGCGCGGTTCCACGAGGAGCTGTACGCGGAGGTCGAGGCGTTCCTGCGCCGCGTGCTCTGA